In Humulus lupulus chromosome 7, drHumLupu1.1, whole genome shotgun sequence, the following are encoded in one genomic region:
- the LOC133790170 gene encoding uncharacterized protein LOC133790170 codes for MSQPGGKNLRAMFTGGNSSAGASGPKMKKLRVAKKAAGTPTKSPAKGKEQPPAAQAEETTPRAAVENMPPPPPRAPAFVQDTGAELGASATAPPEVRILVDPQDLEKIPDVFRGTVYETASYVVSHFYCFNERELRAIETRSPVGVMESSLGMALTSVLALHRSIARTKAQLEDMRGEHQAVVATHQTSL; via the exons atgtctcagcccgggggaaaaaatctgcgagctatgttcaccggagggaactcctcagctggggcctctgggcccaaaatgaagaagctccgggtggcgaagaaagccgctgggaccccaaccaagtcccctgcaaaggggaaagagcaacccccagctgcccaggccgaGGAAACTACACCTCGAGCTGCAgtggagaacatgcccccaccccctccgcgagctccggcctttgtccaggacacaggggcggagctcggggcCTCGGCAACTGCGCCCCCCGAGGTGCGTATCCTGGtggacccccaggacctggagaagattccagatgtctttcgggggacggtgtatgagacggcgagctatGTCGTCAGCCACTTTTACTGCTTCAATGAGAGAGagctgcgggccatcgaaacaaggagcccggtgggcgtaatggaatcttcattgggcatggccctaacg agcgtcttggcccttcaccggagcatagccaggaccaaggcccagcttgaggatatgaggggcgagcatcaggcggttgtggccacccATCAAACTTCCTTGTAG